The DNA sequence TATGAAGGTAAAAATCTTCCGGAAGGTAAAAAATCATACGCTTTGAGTTTTACGATTCAGGATCATACTAAGACACTTACAGATGTTCAGATTGATAAAATCATGTCGAAATTACAACATGCATTTGAGACCGAACTTGGAGCAAGTTTAAGATAAAAAAGGACTTTCTTGTTATAATTAAATCCGACAGTTTTTAAAGAACTGTCGGATTTTTTTTTAAGACGCAAATCGCTCATAAGCATTCTTTAGTTTTTCATCGTATTTGTTTGTTCTATAACCTTCGCCGTTGTACTTAAGGGCAAACTCAACCCATTTTTGGTTTCTTAAAACCGAAATCAGATTATTCTCTTTCAAAAAGAACCCGAAAGCTTTTAAATGTTCCCCCTCATTTAGATTCATTTTTTCTGTAAATTCGTTTATGTTCGCATATCCGATAGAAACAGCATTAAATCCCATAACCTGAAAGAGCCCCCAAGAGGTCGAGCATTTTGCAGCGTCACTAAAATTTGGATCCGAGTTTAAATTCATCGCTTTTTCTAAACGAGTATACTCTCCTTCCCCACCAACATAATACTTTTTGGTATAATCCTGATAGAGAATATTGGCCGTATTTGAATTGACATAAGCTTGACTATTGATGCCTCTCTTTTTTAATTCCCTCCAGAAAACATGGCCTTCAAACAGAATTTTTGGCCTCCCGTCTACCAGAAAACCTTTGCCATTGCTTTCAACCTGATTTACCGCTTTAACAACTGCTAATTCAAGATTATGGTCGTTCGAG is a window from the Flavobacterium cupriresistens genome containing:
- a CDS encoding N-acetylmuramidase domain-containing protein produces the protein MRTIKFGVKSSEVYYLNELLTKRNYSVIVSDYFGVETDKAVKDFQLNNNLVVDGIVGLKTWSMLLEQSDAGSLSNNKLLSEQDLIDFSNDHNLELAVVKAVNQVESNGKGFLVDGRPKILFEGHVFWRELKKRGINSQAYVNSNTANILYQDYTKKYYVGGEGEYTRLEKAMNLNSDPNFSDAAKCSTSWGLFQVMGFNAVSIGYANINEFTEKMNLNEGEHLKAFGFFLKENNLISVLRNQKWVEFALKYNGEGYRTNKYDEKLKNAYERFAS